From Halotia branconii CENA392, the proteins below share one genomic window:
- the nrdJ gene encoding ribonucleoside-triphosphate reductase, adenosylcobalamin-dependent, producing the protein MVQELERKRQSTQFPETAPAANPVFFRTYSRRTKAGLRETWDEVCDRTLQGIIDLGKLRPEEIAILENMQRNLKALPSGRWLWVGGTDWIAKPKNFSGAYNCTSTNLEDWNAFGLMMDLAMMGCGTGAIIEPQYINQLPAIRNYLNVTVSGEIGSTSPELRHEYTQTNIEGHKVTIRVGDSREGWVESYQSLLELSTDERFSTEVKIVVDLSDVRQAGETLNGFGGVANPVKLPGLYQSCASILNKAVGRQLNSVECCLLIDQAAVTIVAGNIRRSAGIRQFISDDQLGATAKDNLWQQDKNGNWRIDPERDALRMANHTRVFHRKPTLEECVDAVRKQYYSGEGAIQWAGEAVARSNCDLLPTQALKVDFLKSYEQGTAKQWLQAHYPYLDAKELEHRLARHGLNPCGEIIGSNFHCNLGEVHLNQIDPHNYQEQEEAFTAGALSVAALLNHKFLEPRYQESRELDPIVGVSFTGLFDFFVHAFGVDWLRWWEEGRPTTTQGLQFKHEEAKYLSFWKDTVHRVVWEYCDRHNLKRPNRCTTVQPSGTKALLTGASSGWHPPKAQRFIRRITFGKNDPVALACIDYGYNVIPSQSDKDEQGNLLNDPFDARVSEWLVEIPVAVSWANLPGADKIDVSQFSVLAQFDFVLQVQQHYVTHNTSATLELRSDEIESLGQRIYEAIKNDQGYISAALLARFDDLQSFPRLPFEPIDKTTYELLTQDVKARRKTDDFCAVLSRYDLGELSEAGPSGCDSDKCMFPDQQPMS; encoded by the coding sequence ATGGTTCAAGAGCTTGAAAGAAAACGTCAAAGTACGCAGTTCCCGGAAACTGCGCCAGCTGCTAATCCAGTATTTTTTAGAACTTACAGCCGCCGCACAAAGGCAGGGCTAAGAGAAACATGGGATGAGGTTTGCGATCGCACCCTCCAAGGCATAATCGATTTAGGCAAGTTACGCCCAGAAGAAATTGCCATCTTAGAGAACATGCAACGCAATCTTAAGGCTCTCCCTAGTGGACGCTGGCTGTGGGTTGGTGGCACTGACTGGATAGCCAAACCTAAAAACTTTTCTGGGGCTTATAACTGCACATCTACCAACCTAGAAGACTGGAATGCCTTCGGGTTAATGATGGATTTGGCGATGATGGGTTGTGGTACGGGAGCCATTATAGAACCGCAGTATATTAATCAATTACCTGCTATCCGTAATTACTTAAATGTGACGGTAAGTGGAGAAATTGGTAGCACATCTCCAGAATTACGCCATGAATATACCCAAACCAATATAGAAGGTCACAAGGTTACTATCCGTGTGGGAGATAGCCGTGAAGGCTGGGTGGAATCTTATCAAAGCTTGCTAGAACTCTCTACAGATGAACGATTTTCTACAGAAGTAAAAATAGTCGTTGATTTAAGTGATGTCCGTCAAGCCGGAGAAACTCTAAACGGCTTTGGAGGAGTTGCAAATCCCGTTAAATTGCCTGGACTTTATCAAAGTTGTGCATCCATTCTCAATAAAGCTGTAGGAAGACAATTAAACTCAGTTGAATGCTGTTTATTAATTGATCAAGCTGCTGTAACCATAGTTGCCGGTAACATTAGAAGAAGCGCAGGGATACGTCAGTTTATTTCTGACGACCAACTAGGAGCTACTGCTAAAGATAATTTATGGCAGCAAGATAAAAATGGCAACTGGCGAATTGATCCTGAGCGTGATGCTTTACGGATGGCAAACCATACCAGAGTGTTTCACCGCAAGCCCACATTAGAAGAATGTGTTGATGCTGTTCGCAAACAATATTATAGTGGCGAAGGTGCGATTCAATGGGCTGGTGAAGCTGTCGCTAGATCTAACTGTGATTTATTGCCGACGCAAGCCTTAAAAGTTGATTTCTTGAAATCTTATGAACAAGGAACAGCAAAACAATGGTTACAAGCACACTATCCTTATTTGGATGCTAAGGAATTAGAACATCGTTTAGCTCGTCATGGTTTAAACCCGTGTGGTGAAATTATTGGTAGCAATTTTCACTGTAACCTTGGGGAAGTTCACTTAAACCAAATTGACCCACATAACTATCAAGAACAAGAGGAAGCTTTCACAGCGGGAGCTTTATCTGTAGCAGCACTTTTAAATCATAAATTTTTAGAACCACGCTACCAAGAAAGCCGTGAATTAGATCCAATTGTGGGTGTTTCTTTCACAGGTTTATTTGATTTCTTTGTTCATGCTTTTGGCGTTGACTGGCTACGTTGGTGGGAGGAAGGCAGACCAACTACTACCCAAGGATTACAATTCAAGCACGAAGAAGCGAAATATCTCAGCTTTTGGAAAGATACTGTGCATCGAGTTGTATGGGAGTATTGCGATCGCCATAATCTCAAACGTCCCAATCGTTGCACTACAGTCCAGCCTAGTGGTACTAAAGCTTTACTCACTGGTGCGAGTTCTGGATGGCATCCCCCCAAGGCACAGAGATTTATTCGCCGGATCACTTTTGGTAAAAATGATCCAGTAGCTTTAGCCTGTATTGACTACGGTTACAATGTCATTCCTTCCCAATCAGATAAAGATGAACAAGGCAACTTGTTAAATGATCCTTTTGATGCTCGTGTCAGCGAATGGCTAGTAGAAATCCCCGTCGCTGTATCTTGGGCTAATTTACCAGGAGCAGATAAAATTGATGTTTCTCAGTTTTCTGTCTTGGCTCAATTCGATTTTGTTCTCCAAGTTCAGCAGCACTATGTAACACACAACACATCAGCTACTCTAGAACTACGTTCTGATGAAATCGAATCTTTAGGACAACGGATCTACGAAGCGATCAAAAATGATCAAGGATACATCTCAGCAGCTCTTTTAGCTCGTTTTGACGATTTGCAGTCATTCCCGCGTTTGCCATTTGAGCCGATAGATAAAACAACCTACGAACTTTTGACTCAAGATGTCAAAGCACGACGGAAAACAGATGATTTTTGTGCAGTTCTCAGCCGCTATGATTTAGGTGAATTGAGTGAAGCTGGCCCTAGTGGTTGTGACTCTGATAAATGTATGTTTCCAGACCAGCAACCAATGTCGTAA
- a CDS encoding HD domain-containing protein, translating to MLTAKLTNILFNHWQHTLQYFEVDQFKIKTTFTQVVEAYSTTGRYYHTLQHIHYVLNKIQTLQKNTQNLPAVQLAAWFHDVIYDTKVLDNEEKSAEYACQLMNSLEIPISYITTIHRLILNTKHHQATADDIDSHILLDADLAILAADSVDYQEYANAIRQEYAWVAENDYIIGRKQVLEKFLQRQQIYFTPLMLKVAEQSARANIQAEIQSFSQRCNS from the coding sequence ATGCTTACAGCTAAACTTACCAATATTTTATTTAATCACTGGCAGCATACACTGCAATACTTTGAAGTTGACCAATTCAAGATTAAAACAACCTTTACCCAAGTAGTTGAGGCATATTCTACTACTGGTCGTTATTACCATACATTGCAACACATACACTACGTTTTAAATAAAATTCAAACCTTACAAAAAAATACCCAAAATTTGCCCGCTGTACAACTTGCAGCTTGGTTTCATGATGTTATTTATGATACTAAAGTTTTAGATAACGAAGAAAAAAGTGCTGAATATGCTTGTCAGTTAATGAATAGTTTAGAAATTCCCATTAGTTATATAACGACAATTCATCGTCTGATTCTAAACACCAAACATCACCAAGCGACTGCGGATGATATTGATAGCCACATTTTACTAGATGCAGATTTGGCAATTTTGGCTGCTGATTCAGTTGATTATCAAGAGTATGCTAATGCTATTCGTCAAGAATATGCTTGGGTGGCAGAAAATGATTATATTATCGGTCGCAAACAAGTTTTAGAAAAATTTTTACAAAGACAGCAGATATATTTTACGCCTCTGATGTTGAAGGTTGCAGAACAATCTGCAAGAGCTAATATTCAAGCAGAAATTCAAAGCTTTTCTCAAAGATGCAATAGCTAG
- a CDS encoding ISAzo13 family transposase (programmed frameshift), giving the protein MLELTDSVKKVFKETANQLKGAARRRFQAQIVMELGYGGQLLAQKELGWDRNTIRKGIKELTSGISCIDNYSARGRWKVEEHLPNLLEDIKKLVDFQSQTDPSFKSQRLYTRLTASQVRKLLIDKFGYTDEQLPTEETMRVKLNDLGYRLKRVAKVLPQKKFPETDAIFEQLAIVNQSALDDPSILRLSLDAKARVDIGYFDRGGKNRVVTETEDHNFHPKTTVTPYGIFLPELDELFLYFTESNVTSDFIVDVLEDFWKSESWRFSSIKTLIINQDNGTDNNSRRTQFMKRIVEFVHEYQLNIRLAYYPPYHSKYNPIERVWGILENSWNGSILDEVATALKFAQNMTWKGKNPVVKLVTQTYETGVTLTKEAMSAVEKQIERLTNSEHEKFPDLGKWFVDICCGST; this is encoded by the exons TTGCTCGAATTAACTGATTCAGTCAAAAAAGTATTCAAGGAAACAGCAAACCAACTCAAAGGTGCAGCAAGGCGGCGTTTTCAAGCACAAATTGTCATGGAATTAGGTTACGGAGGACAATTACTGGCTCAAAAAGAATTGGGCTGGGATAGAAATACTATTCGTAAAGGAATTAAAGAACTAACCAGTGGGATTAGTTGTATAGATAATTATTCAGCTAGGGGTAGATGGAAAGTAGAAGAGCATTTACCAAACCTGTTAGAAGATATCAAAAAATTAGTTGATTTCCAAAGCCAAACAGATCCAAGTTTTAAAAGCCAAAGGCTGTATACACGCCTAACTGCTAGTCAGGTCAGAAAGCTATTAATTGATAAATTTGGTTATACGGATGAACAGTTACCTACTGAAGAAACAATGAGAGTTAAATTGAATGATTTAGGTTATAGACTCAAGCGAGTAGCAAAAGTTTTACCTCAAAAAAAAT TTCCAGAAACAGACGCAATCTTTGAACAATTAGCAATAGTTAATCAATCCGCCCTGGATGATCCAAGTATCTTACGTCTCAGTCTGGATGCCAAAGCCCGTGTAGATATTGGCTACTTTGACAGAGGAGGTAAAAACCGAGTTGTCACAGAAACAGAAGACCATAATTTTCATCCAAAAACTACCGTAACTCCTTACGGCATCTTCCTTCCAGAATTAGACGAACTATTTTTATACTTTACAGAGTCTAATGTAACGAGTGATTTTATTGTAGACGTTCTAGAAGATTTTTGGAAGAGTGAGAGTTGGCGATTTTCCTCAATAAAAACCCTGATTATTAACCAGGATAATGGGACAGATAATAATTCTAGACGTACCCAGTTTATGAAACGTATCGTTGAGTTTGTTCATGAATATCAACTGAATATACGTTTAGCCTACTATCCACCCTATCACAGCAAATATAATCCCATCGAGCGAGTATGGGGGATATTAGAAAATTCTTGGAATGGCAGTATTTTAGATGAAGTTGCAACCGCTTTAAAATTTGCTCAAAACATGACGTGGAAAGGTAAGAATCCTGTGGTTAAGTTAGTGACTCAAACTTATGAAACTGGGGTTACTCTTACTAAGGAGGCTATGTCTGCTGTTGAAAAACAAATAGAAAGACTCACTAACTCGGAACATGAAAAATTTCCCGATTTAGGCAAATGGTTTGTTGATATTTGTTGTGGCAGCACTTAA
- a CDS encoding 4a-hydroxytetrahydrobiopterin dehydratase, with amino-acid sequence METLLPQTCAPCSGDSPPITKAEIAELKPQIPDWKIIDENGEARLQHVYKFPDFQKALAFTQQVGEEAEKQGHHPALLTEWGKVTVTWWTHAIEGLHRNDFIMAAKTDAIAAEFAE; translated from the coding sequence ATGGAGACTTTACTACCACAAACTTGCGCTCCTTGTAGTGGTGATTCGCCGCCAATAACTAAAGCAGAAATTGCTGAACTTAAGCCTCAGATTCCTGATTGGAAGATAATTGATGAGAATGGGGAAGCACGTTTACAGCACGTTTACAAGTTTCCCGATTTTCAAAAAGCACTAGCTTTTACTCAACAAGTAGGTGAAGAAGCCGAAAAACAAGGACATCATCCCGCTTTGCTAACCGAATGGGGCAAAGTTACAGTTACTTGGTGGACACATGCAATTGAAGGATTGCATCGCAATGATTTTATTATGGCAGCTAAAACAGATGCGATCGCTGCTGAGTTTGCCGAGTAA
- a CDS encoding filamentous hemagglutinin N-terminal domain-containing protein: MNYLQKSHNYLGLITISVIVFYANSAIAQIDPDGTLPNNSQKRTETNTITIEGGTLSPDGKNLFHSFREFSVPQNYTVEFKHSGNVQNIISRITGNSGSHIDGILKVNGTTNLFIINPNGITFGANASLNIGGSFIATTASSLNFGDGSKFSAVSPTTTPLLTVSVPIGLQFGAVAKPIRNQSQARSSDGTTNGFGGNVGIQVKPSKTLALVGGDITFEGGNLTAPSGRIELGSVAGNSLVNLEINDKQGLILGYENVQKFQDIKLTQRTEIPSYAEVRSYVDSSGERGGTIQVQAKRLLLDKGSIISTNTSNSELGGILTVNTSESVELNDRNTSLRARNRSIGEAGNLTITTGKLIVRDGAQVVINSTDSIDSVPVGELTVNASDSVELLGFSSPGNGRIISSELSSIAPLAGNAGNITITTNKLRIQGPAKVTTQSAGTLLASGEAIPATGKGGNLTVKAFESVELIGDPSTGRFFNLLSTSTQGVGDAGNLTITTGKLTVRDGARISSSSEGNIPNPGGAGDLSVTARSIFLENQGVIETNSQAGQGGNIKLKVRDLLLMRRNSQISANAGSDGNGGNITIKAPNGFILAPPLGNNDITANANSGSGGKITIDAKRIFGFVPRTRADLVRELNTEDPEQLDPSNLLTNDITAFSGNPSLNGIIQINSLDVDPSKGLVELPVNVVDNSTQVAAGCNGGGKLAKGKFTVSGRGGIPSNPIEPLTAETVLADWITLEPDIDNRANALQNRTVNQEQLQPKNYSQTNEIVEAQGWIVDANGNVVLVAQVPTATLHNSALTSVSCAAN; the protein is encoded by the coding sequence ATGAATTATTTGCAAAAATCGCATAATTATCTAGGATTGATAACTATTAGTGTAATTGTTTTTTATGCAAACTCTGCTATTGCCCAAATTGATCCAGATGGGACTTTACCTAATAATTCTCAAAAGAGAACAGAAACAAATACTATAACTATTGAAGGAGGCACTTTATCCCCTGATGGCAAAAATTTATTTCATAGTTTTAGAGAATTTTCTGTTCCGCAAAATTATACGGTTGAATTTAAGCATAGTGGAAATGTTCAAAATATCATTAGTAGGATAACAGGTAATTCCGGTTCTCATATTGACGGCATTCTTAAAGTTAATGGCACAACTAATCTATTTATAATTAATCCTAATGGGATTACTTTTGGAGCTAATGCTTCTTTAAATATTGGTGGTTCATTTATAGCAACCACTGCAAGTAGTCTCAACTTTGGCGATGGTAGCAAATTTAGTGCTGTATCTCCCACAACCACACCCTTACTAACAGTAAGTGTACCTATCGGCTTACAATTTGGGGCAGTTGCTAAACCTATCCGCAATCAATCTCAAGCAAGAAGTTCAGATGGTACAACAAATGGTTTTGGTGGAAATGTTGGTATACAAGTGAAGCCAAGTAAAACATTAGCACTTGTAGGTGGGGATATAACGTTTGAGGGCGGAAACTTAACAGCACCTTCAGGAAGAATTGAGCTAGGAAGTGTTGCTGGTAATAGTTTAGTTAATTTAGAAATAAATGATAAACAAGGTCTAATCTTGGGATACGAAAATGTTCAAAAATTTCAAGATATTAAATTGACACAGCGAACTGAAATTCCATCTTATGCTGAAGTTCGATCTTATGTAGATAGTAGTGGTGAGCGTGGCGGTACTATTCAGGTGCAAGCCAAGCGCTTGTTACTTGATAAGGGTTCAATTATTTCAACTAATACTTCTAATTCAGAATTAGGAGGAATTTTAACTGTAAATACCTCTGAGTCTGTAGAACTAAATGATCGTAATACATCCTTGAGAGCCAGAAATCGCAGTATAGGTGAGGCTGGAAACTTGACTATCACTACTGGGAAGTTAATTGTCCGGGATGGGGCACAAGTAGTCATTAATAGTACTGATAGTATTGATTCGGTTCCGGTAGGAGAATTAACCGTAAACGCTTCAGATTCCGTAGAACTGTTGGGTTTTAGTTCTCCTGGTAATGGTCGTATTATTTCTAGTGAGTTGTCCAGTATAGCTCCTCTTGCTGGAAACGCTGGCAATATAACGATTACAACTAACAAATTACGTATCCAAGGACCGGCAAAGGTAACAACACAGTCCGCAGGAACCTTGTTAGCTTCTGGTGAAGCTATACCAGCTACTGGAAAAGGAGGAAATCTGACTGTAAAAGCTTTTGAATCTGTAGAGTTGATTGGAGACCCTTCAACTGGTAGATTCTTTAATTTATTATCTACTTCAACTCAAGGTGTTGGAGATGCTGGAAATTTAACGATAACCACAGGAAAATTAACTGTTCGAGACGGGGCTAGAATAAGTTCAAGCAGTGAAGGTAATATACCTAATCCAGGAGGGGCAGGTGACTTAAGTGTTACGGCTCGCTCAATCTTTTTGGAAAATCAAGGAGTAATCGAAACCAATAGTCAAGCAGGGCAAGGTGGCAATATTAAATTAAAGGTGCGAGACTTATTGCTTATGCGCCGCAACAGTCAAATATCCGCTAATGCTGGCAGTGATGGAAACGGTGGTAACATCACTATCAAAGCACCTAACGGCTTCATCCTCGCCCCTCCTTTAGGAAATAACGATATCACCGCTAACGCTAATTCTGGCTCTGGTGGTAAAATTACAATCGACGCTAAAAGGATCTTTGGGTTTGTGCCGCGCACTCGTGCAGACTTAGTAAGGGAGTTAAACACTGAAGACCCAGAACAACTAGACCCAAGTAACCTTTTAACCAACGATATCACGGCGTTTTCTGGAAATCCTTCATTGAATGGCATTATACAAATTAACTCTCTAGATGTTGACCCTAGTAAAGGATTAGTAGAATTACCTGTAAATGTGGTTGATAATTCTACACAAGTTGCTGCTGGTTGTAATGGTGGTGGAAAACTGGCAAAGGGTAAATTTACTGTTTCAGGGCGTGGAGGAATACCATCGAATCCGATAGAGCCGCTGACGGCTGAAACGGTTCTAGCAGACTGGATTACACTGGAGCCAGATATAGATAATCGTGCTAATGCTCTACAAAATAGGACGGTTAATCAAGAGCAGCTTCAACCGAAAAATTACTCACAGACTAATGAAATTGTAGAAGCCCAAGGGTGGATTGTAGATGCTAATGGAAATGTGGTTTTAGTGGCTCAAGTACCAACTGCAACACTACATAACTCAGCACTTACTAGCGTATCTTGTGCTGCTAATTAG